From Chitinophagaceae bacterium, the proteins below share one genomic window:
- a CDS encoding T9SS C-terminal target domain-containing protein, with protein LAGHYITDDFSDPLKFQFDSNSLDLVVPAGGYLLLWASGDTSRGEFHIPFRLSISGDAVGLYRYDTEDVIDTMSFDFIPTDVSFGRYQDTLRRFFQTPTPEAPNTSQAYTGILDPPVFSHPAGFYSNSFQLGISHTNPDVTIKYTLDGSNPDNNGVVYSNSISIYDRSSEPNNISLIPTNTWHSGHSQGWNPPDGLISKGNVVKARAYHPEKIDASAKGTFFVFPDSSDAYSFPVISIITDSLNLFDADTGIYIPGSNSIPNQYESNNFAGRGIEWERKAHFEYFDTYGDLKLSQGVGLRIHGAYSRSFPQKSLRVYARNLYGNNHLEYPFFDEIPDDAFRRIILRNSGNDWNWTMFRDAVAQSLVSHFNMDVQATQPTITFINGEYWGVHNIRERYDKHYLNRVYGVDPENIDLLEGVAVVKEGDSVFFTDMLDFLDNNDLTDDSIYSIAKTMLDVDNFMDYNSAQVYFGNTDWPHNNIDYWRLRVPYDSTAPKGHDGRFRWLLYDVDRSLGFTPASTDMMTIITSTAPDEIEATVIMRNLIQNQNFQYDFINRMADHLNTVFKEDYVLNRILEFEDYYDSEMSEHSSRWRRPSSYSQWQFRVSVMKTAASQRPGHVRNHIRNYFNISQLHDLTIDVSNTAKGKVQINSILIDGESPGVDTHPYPWTGKYFDGVPLKLKAIPDSGYIFSHWEIDTQSLYSSSINYVLNNQQTIIAHFEADSSLFDCGNETSFVLTCPYSFDYWSENADTGSFPLAMNFVYMDQQDPGIDAEIDGITYGEYNLDNRTRILGLNQQGVGFINTGNADGNPGYPGTRLGGAILRINTTEVDDAHIQWTGGTVLAQSRKYNIRLQYRIGSQGAFIDFTDENGQIVEYEGNLNDGHDSIFGPYNLPEHLINQECIEFFWRYYYSGERLSQSSGARDLLRIDDIIVAPGEAPENPIIPDNLIQEFDIGGPPEVNLHDTVTLFTIFNPEFNYDWHVLNGAVVDESNDYSIIVTWLEEGNGEVGLTVSDSFNCSYTSYFPVLIHPQEEDDTTSVNEIKADENYINIYPNPNDGVFNIEIESNQTNRYEVKLYNVYGRLEGVYKLQSNQTKIVNTDLPPGIYFLEFKNLDNTSIEKRFKKIVLH; from the coding sequence TTAGCCGGTCATTATATTACCGATGATTTTTCAGATCCCTTAAAATTTCAATTTGATTCTAATTCCTTAGACTTAGTTGTGCCCGCAGGCGGATATTTGCTTTTATGGGCCAGCGGTGACACTTCCAGAGGGGAGTTTCATATACCTTTCAGGCTTTCAATTTCCGGGGATGCCGTTGGCTTGTATCGCTATGATACGGAGGATGTGATTGATACGATGAGCTTTGATTTTATCCCTACTGATGTTTCATTCGGCAGGTATCAGGATACTCTCAGGCGATTTTTTCAAACACCAACACCTGAAGCGCCTAATACATCACAGGCTTATACCGGCATATTAGATCCTCCGGTATTTTCACACCCGGCAGGCTTTTATTCCAATAGCTTTCAATTAGGTATTTCTCATACAAATCCGGACGTTACCATAAAATATACTTTAGACGGCAGCAATCCTGATAATAATGGAGTAGTTTATTCAAACTCCATTTCAATTTATGACAGAAGCAGTGAGCCAAATAATATTTCCTTAATCCCAACTAATACTTGGCATTCGGGACATAGTCAAGGGTGGAATCCTCCGGATGGCTTAATTTCTAAAGGAAATGTCGTGAAAGCCAGAGCTTATCATCCCGAAAAAATAGATGCTTCTGCAAAAGGAACATTTTTTGTTTTTCCGGACAGTTCTGACGCCTATTCATTTCCGGTAATTTCCATAATAACAGACAGTTTAAACCTATTTGATGCCGATACAGGGATTTATATTCCCGGTTCAAACTCTATCCCAAATCAATATGAATCGAATAATTTTGCCGGCAGAGGAATAGAATGGGAAAGAAAAGCTCATTTTGAATATTTTGATACTTATGGTGATTTAAAGCTTTCACAAGGGGTCGGTTTACGTATACATGGCGCATACTCCAGAAGCTTTCCGCAAAAATCTCTTCGAGTTTATGCCCGAAATTTGTATGGGAATAACCATTTGGAATATCCTTTTTTTGATGAAATACCGGATGATGCTTTTCGACGAATTATTCTCAGAAATTCAGGTAATGACTGGAATTGGACAATGTTTAGAGATGCCGTAGCACAAAGTCTTGTTTCCCATTTTAATATGGATGTGCAGGCAACACAACCTACAATTACATTTATAAACGGCGAATACTGGGGCGTTCATAACATTAGAGAACGATACGATAAGCATTACTTAAACAGGGTTTATGGCGTAGATCCTGAAAATATTGACCTTTTGGAAGGAGTTGCAGTTGTAAAAGAAGGAGACTCTGTATTTTTTACTGATATGCTAGACTTTTTGGATAATAATGACCTCACTGATGACAGCATTTATTCTATTGCTAAAACTATGCTGGATGTTGATAATTTTATGGATTATAACAGTGCCCAGGTATACTTTGGAAATACAGACTGGCCTCATAACAATATCGATTACTGGAGGCTGCGTGTACCTTATGATTCTACAGCACCAAAAGGCCATGACGGTCGCTTTCGCTGGTTATTGTATGATGTTGACAGATCACTTGGGTTTACTCCTGCATCAACTGATATGATGACCATAATTACCAGTACCGCTCCGGATGAAATTGAAGCTACCGTAATTATGCGCAACCTAATCCAAAATCAGAATTTTCAATATGATTTCATAAACCGTATGGCAGACCATCTGAATACTGTTTTTAAGGAAGATTATGTTCTTAATCGCATACTTGAATTTGAAGATTATTATGATTCAGAAATGAGTGAACACAGTAGTAGGTGGCGGAGACCAAGTAGTTACAGCCAATGGCAATTTCGAGTAAGTGTTATGAAAACCGCAGCAAGTCAAAGACCCGGCCATGTCAGAAATCACATTCGCAATTACTTTAACATTTCTCAACTTCATGATCTAACTATAGACGTGTCAAATACTGCTAAAGGAAAAGTACAAATTAACTCCATTTTAATTGATGGGGAAAGTCCGGGTGTGGATACTCACCCCTACCCCTGGACCGGTAAATATTTTGATGGAGTGCCATTAAAACTAAAAGCCATTCCCGATTCAGGTTATATTTTCTCTCACTGGGAGATAGATACTCAAAGTTTGTATTCTTCATCAATTAATTATGTCTTAAATAATCAGCAAACGATTATTGCACATTTTGAAGCAGACAGCAGTTTGTTTGATTGTGGAAATGAAACATCTTTTGTATTGACTTGTCCTTATTCTTTTGACTATTGGTCTGAAAATGCTGATACCGGATCGTTTCCATTGGCCATGAATTTTGTATATATGGATCAGCAAGACCCCGGTATAGATGCTGAAATTGACGGAATAACCTACGGTGAATATAATCTGGATAACAGAACACGCATACTGGGCTTAAATCAACAGGGAGTAGGATTTATTAATACCGGCAATGCAGACGGAAATCCCGGATATCCCGGAACCCGATTGGGTGGTGCTATTTTGCGTATAAACACTACAGAGGTAGATGATGCTCATATTCAATGGACAGGCGGAACTGTTTTGGCTCAATCAAGGAAATATAACATCCGTTTACAATACAGAATTGGTAGTCAGGGTGCTTTTATTGATTTTACAGATGAAAACGGGCAAATCGTGGAGTATGAAGGAAATCTAAATGATGGTCATGATAGTATTTTTGGGCCTTACAATCTTCCGGAACATCTTATCAATCAGGAATGTATTGAATTTTTCTGGAGGTATTATTATAGCGGTGAACGTTTATCTCAAAGTTCCGGTGCCCGTGACTTATTGCGAATTGACGACATTATAGTTGCTCCCGGTGAAGCTCCTGAAAATCCTATTATTCCGGATAACCTTATTCAGGAATTTGATATAGGTGGCCCACCTGAAGTAAATTTACACGATACCGTTACTTTGTTTACAATTTTTAATCCTGAATTCAATTATGATTGGCATGTTTTAAATGGAGCGGTAGTGGACGAATCAAATGATTACAGCATAATTGTTACCTGGTTGGAAGAAGGTAACGGAGAAGTCGGACTAACAGTCAGTGATAGTTTTAACTGCTCATATACAAGTTATTTTCCGGTATTGATTCATCCACAGGAAGAAGATGACACAACTTCAGTAAATGAAATAAAAGCGGATGAAAACTATATAAACATATACCCCAATCCCAATGATGGTGTTTTTAATATTGAAATTGAAAGCAATCAGACAAATAGATACGAAGTGAAATTATATAATGTTTACGGTCGATTGGAAGGCGTTTATAAGCTTCAATCCAATCAAACCAAAATTGTTAATACTGATTTACCACCCGGCATTTATTTCTTAGAATTTAAAAACTTAGACAATACTTCGATAGAAAAAAGATTCAAAAAGATCGTATTACATTGA
- a CDS encoding STAS domain-containing protein, with amino-acid sequence MQSLSKISENQYKIIFNELDANSRLLLLKDFDELKAEDKNTIYLNFDNVKHINNSGMLALIELNQAAIKENINLVFTGLRQEIKEQIYFKDILEIK; translated from the coding sequence ATGCAATCCCTTAGTAAAATAAGTGAAAATCAATATAAAATAATCTTTAATGAACTTGATGCAAATTCCCGCCTTTTGCTGTTAAAAGATTTTGATGAGCTGAAAGCTGAAGACAAAAATACGATTTACTTAAATTTTGATAATGTTAAACATATCAACAACTCCGGTATGCTCGCTTTAATAGAACTGAATCAAGCAGCAATTAAAGAAAACATTAACTTAGTGTTTACCGGATTGAGACAGGAAATAAAAGAACAGATTTATTTTAAAGACATTTTAGAAATTAAATAA
- a CDS encoding glycosyltransferase, with protein MTNKNYLKEFYFTKFETRKPYKSLPENEARDYFFQLLAVITIALGCLYLYWRWTFSLNLEAIWFSVPLVAAETLSFVGTFLIVINYWSNKDQKKKKPVKNLSDIEPLNGREDRPLKIDVFIATYNEDAELVRYSIRDACKMKYPHKEVDVKVYVIDDGRRDGRNPEAQNMKQVAIEEGAGYFTRENNEGYKAGNLRNALAQTSGDLFVILDADTRPFEGLLENTTGYFRNHQMAWVQTPQWFYDLTESVSLKDYLISRKSGVWKALGKISGFITQRIKMQNDVFGNDPRVFYDVILRKRNLYNAAFCCGAGSIQRREAVMNLAVKTYTKNVQNKISYLKKSVKNEADLTEQINEAITAEQPRPFHYHASEDIYTSLLLHADKEKKWKSYQHPDVECKMLSPQDLDSWVKQRTRYASGSLEIAFKSNPITMGGLSLMQRLSYFTTIWSYFAPLWIIVFLLSPIIFFFTLTPPIQAFNFDFFKFFVPFLVMHTVLMAVGCWGISTKRGDQYYINSFWLMLMSLFTAISGKKVQFNVTPKDRQTGKNLVHVIPHIVIITLTVLGILYNSWLIAFNLHPSVSGFAANVFWGLFNIYNLNVIIRAAYWQPDELELSS; from the coding sequence ATTACAAATAAAAATTACTTGAAAGAGTTTTACTTTACAAAATTTGAAACCAGAAAGCCCTACAAATCTCTTCCTGAAAATGAAGCCAGAGATTATTTCTTCCAACTTCTTGCAGTAATTACAATTGCATTAGGTTGTTTGTATCTTTATTGGAGATGGACTTTTTCACTTAATCTTGAAGCCATTTGGTTTTCTGTACCTTTGGTAGCTGCTGAAACTCTTAGTTTTGTGGGTACTTTTTTGATTGTAATTAATTATTGGTCAAATAAAGACCAAAAAAAGAAAAAACCTGTTAAAAACCTTTCTGATATTGAACCACTAAACGGAAGAGAAGACCGTCCGTTAAAGATTGATGTTTTTATTGCTACTTACAATGAAGATGCTGAGTTAGTCAGATACAGCATCCGGGATGCCTGTAAGATGAAATATCCACACAAAGAAGTAGATGTTAAAGTTTATGTGATAGATGACGGCAGGCGGGATGGCCGGAATCCGGAAGCACAAAACATGAAGCAGGTTGCAATTGAAGAAGGTGCCGGATATTTTACACGTGAAAACAACGAAGGCTACAAAGCCGGGAATTTACGAAATGCGCTGGCTCAAACTTCCGGAGATTTGTTTGTTATTCTTGATGCAGACACTCGCCCTTTTGAAGGATTATTGGAAAATACCACCGGCTATTTCAGGAATCACCAAATGGCCTGGGTACAGACACCACAGTGGTTTTATGACCTTACTGAATCTGTATCTTTAAAAGATTATCTCATTAGTCGAAAATCAGGTGTATGGAAAGCCCTAGGAAAAATTAGCGGTTTTATTACACAGAGAATTAAAATGCAAAATGATGTTTTCGGTAATGACCCCAGGGTTTTTTATGACGTGATTTTAAGAAAAAGAAATTTATATAATGCTGCTTTTTGTTGTGGTGCAGGCTCTATTCAAAGAAGGGAAGCTGTTATGAATCTGGCGGTAAAGACCTACACAAAAAATGTGCAAAATAAAATCAGTTACTTAAAAAAGTCTGTTAAAAATGAAGCTGATTTAACTGAGCAAATAAATGAAGCCATTACTGCTGAACAACCACGTCCTTTTCATTATCATGCTTCTGAGGATATTTACACTTCACTTTTATTACATGCAGACAAGGAAAAAAAATGGAAAAGTTATCAGCATCCTGACGTAGAGTGTAAAATGTTGTCACCACAGGATTTGGATAGTTGGGTAAAGCAACGAACCAGATATGCCTCCGGATCACTGGAAATTGCATTTAAATCTAACCCAATAACGATGGGTGGGCTAAGCCTGATGCAAAGACTCTCCTACTTTACGACAATCTGGTCTTATTTTGCTCCTTTATGGATTATTGTTTTTTTACTTAGCCCCATCATTTTCTTTTTTACCTTAACTCCCCCCATTCAGGCGTTTAATTTTGATTTCTTCAAATTTTTTGTGCCATTTTTGGTCATGCATACAGTCTTAATGGCTGTTGGCTGCTGGGGCATTTCTACAAAAAGAGGTGACCAGTATTATATCAATAGCTTTTGGTTAATGCTTATGTCTTTATTTACTGCTATTTCAGGAAAAAAAGTGCAGTTTAATGTAACACCAAAAGATAGGCAAACAGGAAAAAATTTAGTACATGTCATTCCCCATATTGTTATTATTACATTAACTGTTTTAGGTATTTTATACAATTCCTGGCTCATTGCTTTTAATTTACACCCCAGTGTTTCCGGATTTGCCGCTAATGTATTTTGGGGTCTATTTAATATTTATAATCTAAATGTCATTATCAGGGCTGCTTATTGGCAACCTGACGAATTAGAATTATCTTCATAA
- a CDS encoding DUF3131 domain-containing protein, giving the protein MSKFNANFLIKPVFFIVCLLLAVHLVLWLEQLKPSDFGFYRDIFTKEVIIQKRAEYPLREPKGTLSEQEMEFARIAWTYFENNYHEETGFVNSVQDYPAATLWDLTSYMLGMISAYEIGIIDSFEFDNRLTTYIQSLSEIQLYRDKLPNKVYNAISLQMVDYADQPTEMGVGWSALDIGRFFSFVNKVVFDYPAYHSLLRNAIGHWQIDKMIDKATMYGLVFNPKDGQPMSVQEGKLGYEQYCARGLMMAGYDVSEAMKYTDFLRFVRIFGEDIAVDTREIRRHPAHNYILSEPYMLDGIEYGWDFTSRELAYRVYKVQKERYKRTGIITAVSEDHVDESPYFVYNCVYADGKTWVCVAENGDDADEFRSLSTKAAISWYVLYEDDYSDVLLNAVKNLYDPERGWYSGRYEKTGEINTAITANTNGIILTALNYLKNGRVVGFK; this is encoded by the coding sequence ATGTCCAAGTTCAATGCTAACTTTTTGATTAAGCCTGTTTTTTTTATTGTTTGCCTTTTGTTGGCTGTTCATTTAGTCTTATGGCTTGAGCAGCTCAAGCCTTCTGATTTCGGCTTCTACAGAGATATATTCACTAAAGAAGTCATTATTCAAAAAAGAGCAGAATATCCGCTTCGTGAGCCTAAAGGTACTTTGTCTGAACAAGAAATGGAGTTTGCCCGGATTGCCTGGACATATTTTGAGAATAATTATCATGAAGAAACCGGATTTGTCAATAGTGTACAAGATTATCCGGCGGCTACATTATGGGACTTAACCAGTTATATGTTAGGGATGATTTCAGCTTATGAAATAGGTATTATTGACAGTTTTGAGTTTGATAATAGACTAACTACCTACATTCAGTCTCTTTCTGAAATTCAACTATACAGGGACAAATTACCGAATAAAGTTTATAATGCCATTTCCCTTCAAATGGTTGACTATGCCGATCAGCCTACAGAAATGGGTGTTGGTTGGTCAGCTCTTGACATTGGAAGATTTTTTAGTTTTGTTAACAAAGTAGTTTTTGATTATCCGGCATATCATTCATTGCTCAGAAATGCCATCGGTCATTGGCAAATAGATAAAATGATAGATAAAGCAACCATGTATGGTTTGGTATTTAATCCAAAAGACGGGCAACCAATGAGTGTGCAGGAAGGGAAACTCGGCTATGAGCAATATTGCGCAAGAGGCTTAATGATGGCCGGTTATGATGTTTCTGAAGCCATGAAATATACCGACTTCCTAAGATTTGTAAGAATATTTGGCGAAGACATTGCCGTTGACACCAGGGAAATTCGCAGGCATCCTGCACATAACTATATTTTAAGTGAGCCTTATATGCTTGATGGCATTGAATATGGTTGGGATTTTACCTCAAGGGAGTTAGCATACAGAGTTTATAAAGTTCAAAAAGAAAGATACAAAAGAACAGGAATTATAACTGCTGTGAGCGAGGATCATGTTGATGAATCTCCTTATTTTGTATACAATTGCGTATATGCCGATGGTAAAACCTGGGTTTGTGTTGCTGAAAACGGAGATGATGCTGATGAATTCAGGTCACTAAGTACAAAAGCTGCTATTTCATGGTATGTTCTTTATGAAGATGACTATTCAGATGTATTACTCAATGCTGTAAAAAATCTGTACGACCCGGAAAGAGGTTGGTATTCAGGCAGGTATGAAAAAACCGGTGAGATAAATACGGCCATCACTGCAAATACCAATGGTATTATTCTTACAGCTTTAAATTATCTGAAAAATGGTCGGGTTGTAGGGTTTAAATAA